A genomic stretch from Vanrija pseudolonga chromosome 6, complete sequence includes:
- the SPBC16A3.02c gene encoding Zinc-type alcohol dehydrogenase-like protein produces MSSTPSASVTATMTTSAPPPTARAWEWTARGMAWDVLRLNPARPVPTLPPPTPLPSDIDPAEEWLLIKVAFASLNAGAIFQMNLVPSVARAANGVPEMDLSGTVVDTWRGDATTTPRFAKGDGVYAMLPAGYTLPTGSGALAEFVRVPARFAVLKPPHVSFSDAAAVGIATLTAHEMIRSTTLNPGDRVLVNAASGGIGTMVVQMARAAVGKEGFVVGVCSGKNAAMVRDIGADEVVDYTQHPNVGAHLAATYGPFDAAFDTLGHQALYLASPTFLAPQADYVSVGIKPPTFYVPDFLCAVLQMKLNEWWPTSRWLGGVGRKWVAVAMMSPTLPDREAAVYALAAGDIRVVRDSVWAFEDADKAYKHLGGLHARGKVLVKVDPTYKDDE; encoded by the exons ATGAGCTCGACCCCATCAGCATCAGTAACAGCAACAatgacgacctcggcccctcccccaacggcgcgcgcgtgggaGTGGACCGCGCGCGGAATGGCATGGGACGTGCTCCGACTCAACCCTGCCAGACCGGTGCCGACACtccccccgccgacgccgctgccgtctgACATCGACCCGGCGGAAGAGTGGCTGCTCATCAAGGTAGCCTTTGCGTCCCTCAACGCAGGCGCCATCTTCCAGATGAACCTCGTGccgagcgtcgcgcgcgccgcgaacGGCGTGCCAGAGATGGACTTGTCCGGCACCGTCGTGGACAcctggcgcggcgacgcgaccacgacgccgcgcttcgccaagggcgacggcgtgtaCGCCATGCTGCCGGCGGGGTACACCCTCCCtaccggcagcggcgcgctggcagaGTTCGTccgcgtgccggcgcgcttCGCCGTCCTCAAGCCCCCGCACGTGTCTTTCTctgacgcggcggccgtcggcatcgcgaCACTCACCGCGCACGAGATGATCCGCTCCACGACCCTCAACCCCGGCGACCGCGTGCTTGTCAACGCTGCTTCCGGCGGGATAGGCACCATGGTCGTGCagatggcgcgcgccgccgtcggcaaggaggggttcgtcgtcggcgtgtgcAGTGGCAAGAACGCGGCGATGGTGCGCGACatcggcgcggacgag GTTGTAGACTACACACAGCACCCCAACGTCGGGGCGCACCTCGCGGCGACCTACGGCCCCTTTGACGCCGCGTTCGACACGCTCGGCCACCAGGCGCTgtacctcgcctcgccgaccttcCTGGCCCCGCAAGCCGACTACGTCAGCGTGGGCATCAAGCCGCCGACATTCTACGTGCCCGACTTTCTGTGCGCCGTGCTCCAGATGAAGCTCAACGAGTGGTGGCCCACGTCGCggtggctcggcggcgtcggccgcaAGTGGGTCGCTGTGGCGATGATGAGCCCGACCCTCCCGGACCGCGAGGCGGCAGTTtacgccctcgccgcgggcgaTATCCGCGTGGTGCGCGACTCGGTCTGGGCgttcgaggacgccgacaaggcgtacaagcacctcggcggcctgcacGCCCGCGGCAAGGTGCTTGTCAAGGTCGATCCGACGTACAAGGATGATGAGTAG